Part of the Moraxella ovis genome is shown below.
CAGCCTACTGCAGGATTTGGTTTTGTAGTAAAACTACCTTTTTTTGCCTCCGCAATGGCAAGATTCATATAATACACATCCTCTGATGTGTAATTTTTATCATAAGATAACTGGGTCATGAAGCTACCTCTCCACAACTTCTACATCAGCATGAATGCTGGCAAGCTCAGCTTGGAATGCCGCGATGTCTTGAAAATCCCGATAAATACTGGCAAATCTTACGTAAGCCACGTCATCCAATCCTTTTAATTCAGACATGACCACCTCGCCCACCATCTTACTAGAAATCTCACGCTCACCCATATTACGTAGCTTATGTTCGACACGCCCAATGGTGGCATCAATCTCATCACTGGTAACAGGGCGTTTTTGCAATGGCAGTGAAATAGAGCGTCTTAATTTGTTCTGATCATAAGGCTCAATGCGCCCATTTGCCTTAATGATGCGCGGCATGACAACTTCCACCACTTCAAATGTAGTAAACCTTTCACCACATTCTGTGCATTGACGCCGTCTGCGTACTTGAGCGCCTTCAGCTGCCAGCCTAGAATCGATCACCTTGGTGTCTAGCGCGTTACAATAAGGGCAATACATCCGTCACTCCTTTATTATCCAATTGCATTACTTACCAATGCAAAAACTGGAAAAAATCTTACCAAGCAGCTCATCGGCACTCACCTGACCTGTAATCTCGCCCAATGCCTGCTGTGATGCTCTTAAACTCTCTGCCACCAATTCACCGGCAAAGAATACTGTCAGCTGTTCTTTGGCGTCGATAACATGCGCCTTAGCGCGTTTTAATGCATCAATATGGCGCGTACGGGCAATTAAGCTGTTCTCTGGCGGGTGAAAACCTACTTTTTGCTTCAAATACTCAATCAAACGATCAATACCTTCACCAGTTTCACATGAAACATTGATTAAGTTCTCATACAAGGCATTAGTATCATCTGTTTCACGTGAAACATTATTCAATAAATCAGATTTATTTGCCACCATGATAAGTTTCTTATTTAACCTCTTAAAATCTTCGGCCTCGAACAGTGATTTTGCGAGCGACACAGGATCATTCTCAGCAGTCACATCATACACCATCAAGAGAATATCAGCGCGATGGATGGCTTCTTTGGCACGGTGGATGCCTATCTGCTCTACTTTGTCATCAGTTTGTCTAAGTCCTGCAGTATCCGTTAAATGCACACTAAGCCCATCTAAATTCAGCTGCTCTTCTAGGGTGTCACGAGTTGTCCCTGCGATATCGGTTACGATTGCACGCTCAGTGCCCGCCAATCGATTCAAAAGGCTTGATTTGCCAGCGTTGGGCTTACCTGCCAGCACCACATGTACACCATCGCGAAGCAGCTGCCCTTGATGAGCTGTGGCCAAAATCTCATCTAATTTCGACAAAATCTCATCAATCTTAGCTTCAATCACGCCATCTGATAAAAAATCCACATCTTCTTCGTCTGGAAAATCAATGCTCGCCTCAACATATAATCGCAGGTTGGTTAATTTATCCAGCAGATCATTAATTTTGTTAGAAAATTCACCCGATAAAGAACGAATGGCACTGGTGGCTTGGGCGATGCTGGTTGCGCTAATGGCATCACTGATTGCCTCGGCTTGCACAAGGTCAATCTTATCATTTTCAAAGGCACGCATGGAAAATTCACCGGCAGTTGCTTGACGTGCACCCAGCTCAAAACAACGCGCAAGAAGCAGATTCTGAAGCACAACACCGCCATGCCCCTGAATCTCTACCACATCCTCACCAGTAAAAGAATGCGGCGCCTTAAAATAAATCACCACCCCTTCATCAATCACACCCGCATCGCCCATGAACTTAGTGAAATGCGCATGGCGTGGCGTCAAAGATGACGTTTGGCTGATCTTACAGCCGATCTCATAAGCATCTTTACCTGATAAACGAATGACACCAACACCACCTTGCCCAATGGGCGTGGCGATGGCTGCAATCGTAGGGTTTTGAATGATTTCGGTGATAGTCATAAATTTACTAAAATTATTTTTTGATAACCTTTTATTGTAGCACTTTTGGCAGAAAAGTTATAGAACTATCTGTTGTTCAATAAATCACCTTAAAACATTCGTAAACTCCAACCAACAAAAAATCCCGCCAATTTGACGGGATTTTTTTTGGGTTTAATGGGATAGTTATGCACGTGCCTGCATTTGTCTTTCAACACGCTTATTTACCCAGTGCTGATGTGCCATGCTGAACAAGTTATTCACTGTCCAATAAAGCACCAAGCCTGCTGGGAAGAACAGCATAAACACTGCAAACACAAGCGGCATGATCTTCATCATCTTAGCCTGCATCGGATCTGTCGGCTGCGGGTTTAGTAACTGCTGAACGAACATCGTGCCCGCCATGATGATTGGCAAAATAAACCAAGGATCCATCGCGGACAAGTCTTTAATCCATAGAATCCAAGGCGCATGACGAAGCTCAACACTCTCAGCCAAACACCAATATAACCCAAGGAAAATCGGCATCTGAATTAAAATTGGCAGACAGCCTGCCATCGGGTTCACTTTCTCATCACGATAAAGCTGCATCATCTCTTGGCTCATTGCCATGCGGTCGTCGCCGTGCTTGTCTTTAAGCGCTTGTAGCTTTGGCGCAATGGCACGCATTTTTGCCATAGACATGTAGCTCTTGTTAGACAACCAGAACAGTGCAATTTTAACCAAAATTGTCAAGCCAACAATCGCCCAACCCCAGTTTCCAAGGATCTTATATAGCGCTTCTAGCACCATAAATAGCGGCTTAGAAATCGGCCAAAACACGCCGTAATCGACTGTTTTTTCAAGTCCGGTTGCTACAGGTTCTAGCTCTTTTTGAACTTTAGGACCGGCGTATAGCGTAGCATCTAGCGTGATTTGTTTGCCGGCAGCCACATTAACTACAGGGCTGTTAAAGCCAATAAAATGATCATTGCCACTGGTGCGGCTGTAGAAGTGACCATCAAACTCGCCTGGCGTCCACGCTGACACGAAATAATGCTGAATGATCGCCACCCAACCATCACGACTTGTAATGTTAAGCTCGCCGTCATTAAAGTTGCCAAATTTTAGTTTGTTATAAGGATCATCAGGCGTACCCCAAGCACCACCTAGGTAGGTTGCCATGCTCATCATGCCCTTATCTTCAACACCAGGATCAGCACTGTTGTCACGCTTTAACTGCGCATACATCTGACCTTGCCAAGCAGAAGTAGAGGTGTTGTTAATGTTATAGCTTAGATTAATTGGGTATTCACCCGCCTTGAAGGTATAGGTCTTGGTGATGGTTACACCATCTTTTTGGTGTACCAAAGGCACTTGTAGCGTACCTGCGCCATTTAACTCATAGCTATTACGCGGACTGGTATACGTAGCACGACCTTCAGCGGTATCGATGCCATTTTGACCGATCAGGCCTGACTGCGCCACATATGTACGCCCAGCATCGCTCTCAAGTAACACGAAGTGCTCAGCACTATCAAGTGTCGCATCGTACTGTTTTAGCGCCGCGTATACGATATCACCGCCGACAGGATTGATACGAATGTCATAGCGATCAGTCGATACCGTAATTAGATTGCCCGCAGCGGCTTGGGTCGTAGCTGTTGCATTTGCTGTCAACACGCCTGTGCTGCCTGCAGGGACATCACCGCCGCCTGATGTCGTATTCGGGACATCAACGCTGCTGGTTTGTGTCGCTATAGGCGCAGGTTTTGGCGCATTCATTGTGTCATCACGCCATGCAAGCACGAGCAAATAACTCGTGATCAAGATGGCAATAATGATTAAAATCCGAAGAATTTTTTGCATGGAAACATCCTAACAATGCGTTTAGGCGCGCAAAATGACGCACCATTAATCAAAATTCATCAATAAATTTGTGAATAAACCCTTTATTTTACTAAACTTTTGCATAAAATCATAGAAAATATTTACAAAAGCGCAAACTTAGCCACTTTTCATTAGATGATTCAATCTGGCAGCATAGCTAAATTTATCCAAAAACACAGTCCGCCCTATCAGTAAAGCATCATCCGCCAAATCATAACGATATCGATACATCGGCACAGGCACAAAATCTATGCCAGAGCCTCCCCAAGGGTGGCAGCTGCACACACGACGCACAGCCAAAGGTAATCCTCGGCGAACACCATGCCACATTAACGCCTGTCGCCCATAGTGTGAACAGGTTGGATAATACCGGCAACGCGCTGGCAACATTGGACTGATGGCTTTTTGATAAATCTTTATCAAAAATAACAACAAATGCTTAATCATAAATCCAAGATTAGGACGACTTAGGGTAGTGATATTTTACTTTTTCAAAAATCTTAACAATATCACTCATGATATCAAAATCTTTTGTAAAGCCAATCTTAACAATCAACACCAAATCCACATCTGCTATCTCATGTTGGTTTAGGCGAAAAACCTCTCTGGTGACTCGTTTGACTTTGTTGCGCATGACTGCCTGCTT
Proteins encoded:
- the yidD gene encoding membrane protein insertion efficiency factor YidD, translated to MIKHLLLFLIKIYQKAISPMLPARCRYYPTCSHYGRQALMWHGVRRGLPLAVRRVCSCHPWGGSGIDFVPVPMYRYRYDLADDALLIGRTVFLDKFSYAARLNHLMKSG
- the nrdR gene encoding transcriptional regulator NrdR; protein product: MYCPYCNALDTKVIDSRLAAEGAQVRRRRQCTECGERFTTFEVVEVVMPRIIKANGRIEPYDQNKLRRSISLPLQKRPVTSDEIDATIGRVEHKLRNMGEREISSKMVGEVVMSELKGLDDVAYVRFASIYRDFQDIAAFQAELASIHADVEVVER
- the rnpA gene encoding ribonuclease P protein component; protein product: MNSQNFHFTKDQRLLTPADFKHVFDSPIKKIHGDHCIIFVKHNDKNMPRLGLAITKKKLKQAVMRNKVKRVTREVFRLNQHEIADVDLVLIVKIGFTKDFDIMSDIVKIFEKVKYHYPKSS
- the mnmE gene encoding tRNA uridine-5-carboxymethylaminomethyl(34) synthesis GTPase MnmE, with translation MTITEIIQNPTIAAIATPIGQGGVGVIRLSGKDAYEIGCKISQTSSLTPRHAHFTKFMGDAGVIDEGVVIYFKAPHSFTGEDVVEIQGHGGVVLQNLLLARCFELGARQATAGEFSMRAFENDKIDLVQAEAISDAISATSIAQATSAIRSLSGEFSNKINDLLDKLTNLRLYVEASIDFPDEEDVDFLSDGVIEAKIDEILSKLDEILATAHQGQLLRDGVHVVLAGKPNAGKSSLLNRLAGTERAIVTDIAGTTRDTLEEQLNLDGLSVHLTDTAGLRQTDDKVEQIGIHRAKEAIHRADILLMVYDVTAENDPVSLAKSLFEAEDFKRLNKKLIMVANKSDLLNNVSRETDDTNALYENLINVSCETGEGIDRLIEYLKQKVGFHPPENSLIARTRHIDALKRAKAHVIDAKEQLTVFFAGELVAESLRASQQALGEITGQVSADELLGKIFSSFCIGK
- the yidC gene encoding membrane protein insertase YidC, which produces MQKILRILIIIAILITSYLLVLAWRDDTMNAPKPAPIATQTSSVDVPNTTSGGGDVPAGSTGVLTANATATTQAAAGNLITVSTDRYDIRINPVGGDIVYAALKQYDATLDSAEHFVLLESDAGRTYVAQSGLIGQNGIDTAEGRATYTSPRNSYELNGAGTLQVPLVHQKDGVTITKTYTFKAGEYPINLSYNINNTSTSAWQGQMYAQLKRDNSADPGVEDKGMMSMATYLGGAWGTPDDPYNKLKFGNFNDGELNITSRDGWVAIIQHYFVSAWTPGEFDGHFYSRTSGNDHFIGFNSPVVNVAAGKQITLDATLYAGPKVQKELEPVATGLEKTVDYGVFWPISKPLFMVLEALYKILGNWGWAIVGLTILVKIALFWLSNKSYMSMAKMRAIAPKLQALKDKHGDDRMAMSQEMMQLYRDEKVNPMAGCLPILIQMPIFLGLYWCLAESVELRHAPWILWIKDLSAMDPWFILPIIMAGTMFVQQLLNPQPTDPMQAKMMKIMPLVFAVFMLFFPAGLVLYWTVNNLFSMAHQHWVNKRVERQMQARA